GATATGACAGTTCGACCGCGTCCCGCTTGAATTGGGCAGTGAAGTGCCGGCGTGTGCTTGATATCTTCATTGGACAACCTCCTCACAAGAAATATCGCTCTTTTTGGGGTGTCCACCAAAACATAGCAACTCCACCCCTCTCTTCGAAGAGAGGGGAACGAAAAGGGGTGAGTTGTGTTGATAAAAAATATTGAATGTTGAATATCAAATTTTGAACCAAAGAAAGGGGAAAATCCTGACAATTCGGAGTTCGATATTCTTCGGTTTGAAATTTAATCAAAGAATTCTCCGAGGTCTTTGCTTCGGGGTGCACGATCTGCTGTAGAGACGTGCCATGGCACGTCTCTACTCACCTGCCACTCGAATGGGGTGCGGACTTCCATGCCAAAGTAGACACCGCAATCGGCTCCAGAAACTCCGTTGGTCTTATGGGCTGGTATGGATACTCTGAGGTCTTTGCCTCGGAGTAGTTCATTCGGTTCCCTTCTCCATTCTACCGTCTCCCCCATTAAAACCAGTTTCGCGGACTTTAAGCGGGAGAAGAAAACTTTTATACCCTATACCCCCTATTCCCGTCCCATTCCATCCAACTCTTCACTTGTTTTCAGAGGTAAATTCGATAACTTATTGTCTGTCAGCAGTAAACAGCCATTACACATGCAGACGAAAACACAAAAGACCGTTCCGCAGCACTCTGTTATCCGGGTGATCGGTACCAGTGACGACCTGGATATCGGCATCCTGGAGCAGGTTGGAAAAGAGGACTTCCAGGACCTCATTGAAGTCTCAGAGAGCCTGGCAGATAAGTTCGGGGATTCTGCCCGCCTGAATCCGGGGACTATTAAAAAATATTTTAACTATCCGCAAACCTATCCATTTATTGCCCGGCTGAACGGGCGAATTATCGGATACATTATTGGAGTGCCGCTGGAGCGGTTCGCCACAGATACCTGGGCCCAGCACGATAAGAATCTTGGTAAGAAAAATACGATTTATACTTACGCTTTCGCCGTTAAAAAACAGTTCCACAAAACCGGCTACGCCAAAATGCTGAAACGCATCTATTACAACTGGATGCGCAAGCGGGAAGTGGAATACATCTCCGGCCATGTCGTGGACGGCACAACGAGTCGGTTTAACGGTGAAGCCGAAGTCATTAAAACCTTCGATAACTGGCACGGCACTGGTCTCACGTTCGAGTACTACCGACGGAGTATCCAAACGAATGGTCAGGCCGGCTGAATTTGTCAGAGAAGCATATGCCGGACTTTCCGGGCGATCAGTTACAATTTACCGCCGATCTCATGCTCAAGCGTCTTGCAAAATACCTGCGCGCCCTCGGATATGATACGCTGTTTGATGAGGGCCTGGCAGACCACGAACTGCTGGCGGTTTCCAAAGAAGAAAACCGCGTCCTGCTCACCAGAGATTTAGAACTGTATGAGGGAACACCTGCGCCGTATTCGTTTTACGTGAATTCACAGTATCCCAATCAGCAGTTCAGACTAATCGCGCAGCACTATCCCCTGGAATTCGATGAGTCTCGTTTCATGGAGCGCTGCCTGGAGTGCAATACCGTTCTCAACATCATTCCCAGGGATGATTTGACAAAGCGGGTCCCGCCGCGCGTGTACAAGCGCCACGATACCTTTTACCACTGTCCCGCCTGCCACCAGATATTCTGGCACGGCGATCACGTGAAGAGACTCCGCGAAAAATTGACTAGGCTGCTGGAGGATGCCGGAGGGTAGATTTTCTTTTTTTTCTTAATCCTAATCTTAATCCTAATCTTAATCTTAATCCTACTCGTCTTTAATTTAAGGTAAGCAGTACCGGATTTATTCCGCCATCCAGAAATCATCCCACTGTGGCGGGGCGGATGCATGGTTTTCTGGGCGGGATTCCGCCCAGACTCCGCCGAATGGCGGAGACAAAACAGGAACCCCGGTTGTGAAGCCGGGGGCTCCATCGCCCGCCCTTTCAGGGCTTTCCTGTCATGGCGACTTTACTCTTTCCCTGGGGCTAACACCCCAGACTGGAATATAACATCCCTTCGGGGCTGTAAAGATTTTGACCGCGGGTTTTTTAGTCCCAACGGGGCGCAATAAATAAGCCTAGGGCGGCGCCCTGGGATCGCAGAACCAAAGTCGGTCAAAGCCCTGAAAGGACGAAATCCGACACCGAACACCCCCTCTTTTTACTGGATTTCCGGGCCGGCCGTTTGTATGCTTCCGTCACTTAACCAGGGGAGACGACTTGTCCGGATATAAAAACTTTGTTGGAATATTCTTATCATTTTTTCTGCTCCAGTCATTGTTTGCCCAACCACCGAATACCACAATTGCCCCGGAATTAAGTAGCGATGAGTTGCTTCAATATGTAATTAATCATTACACGCCTACAGAATACCTGGGTTATGACCGTGGACGTGATACTCTGTACAGCAAGATAGATATTTTATCCGGCGATAGTCTCCGAGGCGTGTATTCCGGATTTACCATGTATATCGACCCGTCCATGGATCCAAGTAAAGCAGCATATGATAACGGAAACGGAATCAGCGCTGAGCATACCTGGCCACAAAGTATGGGTGCAGGTGATGTACCTCAGCGCGGTGATCTGCATAACCTATTCCCGACAAAGCAATCCGTAAATGAACGCAGGGGCAACAAGCCGTTCGCTGAAATCCCGGATAGTGAGACAGATGTGTGGTATTATAAAGACTCTCAAACGGGAGTAGAACCATCTGTAAACCATGCTGCCTATTCTGAAGTAGATTATGATAAAATTCTAATGGATTCCACATATGGAGTTTTTGAACCCCGCGAAGATCACAAGGGTAACGCTGCCCGGGCAGTATTCTACTTCTATGCCATCTATAACTCGGTTGCTAAGGATAGTTTTTTTACCGTCCAGAAGGAAACTTTGTTCGACTGGAATTATGAGGATCCGGTGGATCAACGGGAATACGACCGTACCCACGCCATCGCTCAATACCAGGACGACAAACCGAATCCGTTTGTGCTTGATTCCACCCTGGCGCGGCGCATTTGGTTCACCACCGTCACACCCGAGGCGGACACGCTCATATTTGCCGACAGCTTTGAAGATGGTACAGATTCCTGGCATATATACAGAGCCGGCGGTTCATATCAATGGGAACGAAATAGCGACACTGCGGTGGACGGCGTCTATTCCATGTACATGAACGGATACGGAGATGATGGTCAAAGTGACGACTGGCTGATTTCTCCGTCATTCTCTTTGACAGATATTGCCGCGCCAATCCTCCGTTACGATCACTATTACGATAATGCCGGGCCTGATCTCAAGATTCTCGTTTCCACAGAATTTGACGGCACCCAGTTCCCCGATGAAATCGCATGGACAGTGTTGAATGATAACTCCCCGGCGGAATCCCGGCGATGGGAGGAGCAGGAGATAGACCTGTCCGATTACGTCGGAGAAGACCAGGTAACGCTGGCGTTTCACTACACGTCAACCGGCACCGGGGATGGGGAGGCCGCACTCTGGCGGATCGATGATGTCAGGATTACGGCTTCTTATCCCCGCGCTCCGATACCGCCATTGCTCATTACCGAAGTGGCTGATCCATCGGATAATTCCGACGCCAAATTCGTGGAGCTGTATAACGCCTCGGAGAACCTCATTGATTTCGATACCGGCAGCTGGAAAATGTACCGGCAGGCTGGTGGGAATACATTTGGGACAATTTATCTCAGTGAGACGGTTGACCCCGGCGGCTACTACTTAATTGCAAATGATATCAACGGCTTTGAAAATGCCTATGAAATTTCCCCGGATGTCGGGAGTATCGCTGTAAGCGGCAACGGTGACGACGGTTATTTTCTTTACTATTATTTTGATCAGTCAGACAGCGTCCTTGTGGATGCGTACGGAGTAATAGACGAGGATGGTACCGGCGCTCCCTGGGATTACACCGATGGCCACGCCTCCCGGGTGGATTCGGTTGACGAGCCCTCCGCCTCATGGATCGCCGAGGAGTGGATTATCGAGAAGCCGGCGACGGTGGCGGATATGACCCCCGGTTCACCAACGACAACGACAGACCACGAAATTGCCGGACTCCCGAACCGGTTTACGGTCTCCCCGGCGTATCCGAATCCGTTTAATCCGGCGACAACCGTGGAGTTTGTGCTGCCAGAGCGGACAACTGTACACATCGGTGTCTACAATCTCCGGGGACAGAATGTCTATTCGCAGAATCTGGGCCGCCGTCCGGTCGGCCGGCATTCGGCTAACCTCCACCTGGCGAACCAACCCAGCGGATTATATCTCATACGAATTTCCACACCACGTGAGTATCGGATGCAAAAGGTGATGTTGTTGAAATAGTGTAAAAGTGTTCCAGTGTTTGAGTGTTCAAGTGTTCAAGTGTTCAAGTAGTCGACTGTTAATCGGACTCTTTTAGAACCCTCATAAATACGTATTACCCTGTATTTTATATGAATCGTAAATGGTGTCAGGAAATCCTGAATGAATGCTTGAGTATTAATGCTGTGCGCTTTGTTCCGGCGTTCACCCTTTACATTGGGGATACATGCGGGGCGACTAGCTCAGCTCCGGAAGGAGTCTCTTCTGGGGGATGACGCCTCGGGGAGTCACTCTGAGATTGTCGAAGAGTGGCTTGCTCATGGGCTGAGAGCATCATGACACATCATATAGCTGGATGAAAAATAAATTCATAAATAATTCAGGATAAGTAAATGAATTCCCTTCCGTCGGTGATCGCTATTAGCGTCACCGACGGTTTAAAATCGAACGTTAACCGCAAATCCCCAATATATAAAAATTTGTATAACTAATCTTTTATAACTGGGAAGACTGGACTCAGAGCACTATCCCGGACAATTTGCTCAGAGTGAGGTTGTGATTTAAATCGTTTCCCCCCGTGCCACCGGAATCACCTGTCCACCAACTTGCACCCGGATGCCTTCACTGGTTAACTCTGTCCGGAGGTGAAGCAGCGACGGCCGGCCGATTTCGTGCCCCTGCTCCACCCGGATATCAATGTTGGGATTCCGGAAATAACGATACTTGGCCAGGTACCCGGCCAGACAACCATTCGCGCTTCCGGTGGCGGGATCTTCCGGGACGCCGTAATATTCGGCGAAGACCCTGGCGTGCAGATCGTTGCCCTGGTGGAGCGTCTCCGGTGCGAAGATGAGGATCGCTTTCGTCTCTGAATTCCGTATTAAACCGGGATAGTGGCGGTGATCAATCTGGCTTTGTTTAACGGCGCTCAATGTTTTCAACGGGACGATGATGAACGGTAACCCCGTGGAGACCGACTGGATGGGGAACCGGGTTTCGATATCCCCGGGATCAATATTTAACACTTTTGCCAGAGATTCCGGATCAAGTTCGTCGCCGAATTCCGGCGGTTGTTGGGTCATCCGGTAGAGCGGCGGATCCTGTTCCACCTGCACCGGGATCTGTCCCACTTTCAGGTTTAGGGTTATTTCATGAGTACGATCAGGTAGGACGTACTCATGAATGACAAAAGCAGTACCCAGAGTCGGATGCCCGGCGAACGGCACTTCTTCCCGGGGTGTGAAAATCCGTACCGGGTAGCCGCCATCGTTCTCCATATCGCCGGTAATAAATGTGGTCTCGGAATAGTTCATCTCCAGCGCCAGACTCTGCATCTCCTCCGTGGACAGCCCGCCTGCATCGGGAAAAACTGCCAGCTGATTTCCGGTGAACTGTTCTCTGGCGAACACATCCACGATATAAAATGGGGTATTCATAGTGGTGTAGTCCTTTCCCTAAGAGAATTGTATTTATAACGACTGGTGGTTCGGGCAGAAATAGGTGGAACGTGAGGCGACCTTGATTTTCTGAATTTGAGCGCCGCATTTGGGGCATTGTTTTTCCGGATCGCGGTAATGGATCAGGTAATTCTCCGGAAACCTGTCCACATCGACCTGACAGGCAACGGCCGTATTGAGCACCTCCCGCATGTGTCCGAAGATATGGCGGAAATCAGCTCCGGACATCTCTGGGACCTGCCGCTTCGGATGAAACTCCGCCTGGAACAGGATTTCGTCCACATAGATATTGCCGAGTCCGGCAATATGGCTTTGGTCCATCAGGGCGCTCTTGATCATGCCGCGCTTTTGACCCATTAATTCAGTGAATTGATTTTCGTCCAGCGCAAGGGCGTCCGGACCGAGATCATGGTGCGAGATATATTCTGCCATTTCCGGTGTCCAGCCGACTTTGCCGAGGAGTCGCATACAACTGTAGGCCAGGGCATTGCCGTTAGCAAATTTTAACAGCACGCGGGTGTGTGACGGCTCTTCTACCGTATTTTTGGCATATTTCAGATAGCCGGTCATACCGAAGTGCAGCATAAGCCATCCCTGGGAAGAGAGTTTGGCAAAGAGGTGTTTGCCGTGCCGGTGCGTATCGGCGAAAGACTGCCCGGCGAGTTTTTCCCTGAGTTTCCCGGCGGAAATTCCTTCCAGAATGCGATCATCAAGGATTTCCACCCCCGCGATCTCCTGGTGCAGCGCTGTCGATTGAAAATACTCCCGGAATACTTCGACGTCCGGCAGTTCCGGCATGGATGCCTCCGGTTTCCGTGTTGACCGTAACCTGGTTTCATTCTTAGAATACGTAACAAGCCTGATTGGTTCAACAGGAAGATGGAGGAATGCCATGGATTCCGATCTTCGAATCGGGTGCTCCGGGTGGTATTATGACGATTGGATCGACCGGTTTTATCCCGGTGATATGGACAAGCGGGAATGGCTGTCGTTTTACGCGGAACGGTTCCCGGTGGTGGAGGTCAAAAGTACTTTTTATCACTTCCAAAAGAAGAAAACGCTCCGGGGATGGTACGAGCGGACACCGGACGACTTTCGGTTTATCCTGAAGGCCAACCGGCAGATTACGCACCGGCAGCGATTCAGCGAGACCGGGGATTTAATTGCGCGTTTCTATGGACTGGCAAAATATTTAGGAGAAAAACTCGGTGGAATCCTGTTTCAGCTTCCGCCGTCGGTGGAGAAAGACATGGGTTTGCTGGAATCCATCGCCGACCAGCTGAGTTTAAGACAGACCAATTTTTTAGAATTCCGGCATGCCTCCTGGTTTGATAAGCCGGTGTACGAATTTCTCCGGGACAAGAACGTCGGATTTTGTTGCGTCTCGGTGAAGGGGATGCCTGAGGATTGCATTGCTACCACGGACACCTCGTATATCCGCTTCCACGGGAAAGAGGAGTGGTATCGGTACCTCTACTCGGAAAAGGAGCTCACAGCGTGGGCGGATAAAATCCGGAGACTGGAGGCGGAGACGATCTATGGCTTCTTCAACAACGATTACCAGGGAAATGCCATCCAAAACGCCGGACAGTTACGGGAAATATTAACGGAGTAAACAGGGTTTCTCCTGCTTGAATAAATTATGGCCGGCGAGTATCTTTTTGGGACTGTAAGCAAATTAAAAGAATAGGATGCACAATGGCTGACTATACGATTTATCATAATCCGCGCTGCAGCAAGAGCCGGGAGGGCCTGAAAATTCTGCAGGAGGCCGGTATTGAGCCCGAAATAATCAAATATCTCGACGATCCACCGTCGGTGAATGAGCTCCGGGAGATCCTGGAAAAACTGGACATGGATGCCATAGATATCGTCCGCCGCCGGGAACAGGAGTATAAGGATCTGAACCTGAAGGAGAAGAAGGACGATGAAGAGGCGCTGATCCGGGCTATGGCGGAGCATCCGCGGCTGATTCAGCGGCCGATTGTCGTTTCCGGAGATCGGGCTGCGCTCGGACGCCCGCCGGAGAATATTAAAGCGCTGTTCTGATATAACCTAAATAAAGCGATTTTATGTGGCGAGCTGCACCAATCTGTTGCGCGCCAAGGCTCCGCGAAATCCTCGACAGACCCTCCGGGTATGCCTCCGGTTTCCCCGGAGGGATCCCGTTGGGACGCAAATCCTTTTCATCTCAGCATCTTGGCACATCTCATCCACAACAATCGCTCAATTTAGGTATAAGGAAAATAGAAATTCGTCCCGACAGGGACGAAGTGCAATTAGCCCAGGGATTTATCCCTGGGTTGTCTGGCGCCCGAAAATGAAGAGTCCCTTCAGGGACGATTGGCATGTTTCGATTGGGAGCCCCCCTCATTAGTAAGGGGTGTATTTTTTTGAGTATTTTATCTAAGCAGGAGCAGTTTCTGTGTCTTTCGAAAACGGACCGCCGACATCTGTACGAAGTAAATTCCACTGGGATACTCCGGCAGGCTGACGTATAAGTTGTGAGTGCCAGCCGTTTTATTTTCCTCCAGCAAGGTTGCGAGTTTCATTCCCAGCGGATTGTATAACTCGAACCGTACTTCAGTCGGTTTTGGGAGATGGTACGTGAGCCGGGTCTGTGCATTAAACGGGTTCGGATAGGCGGGCTCCAGATCAATCCGGTTGAGGTCCGGCCGCGTTACCTTCACCTGCAGTACCCAGTCATCGTGAACCGTTTTCACTCCATCAAACGACACATCCGTCAACCGGTACCAGTACGTTTTATCGATTTTGATATCCCTGTCTGTATAGGTATACGAATGGCGTTCCGCCGTCGAACCGGCGCCCTGGAGAGCCGGATTATCACGGAAGGAGTCCAGTTCGAGATACGTGCCGGGTTCGGTCTCTTTTCGCTCCAGGATAAATCCCTGGTTTTCTATTTCCGACTCCGTGATCCAGGTCAGTATGACCTCATCGTTTTTCACCTCTGCTGTGAATGAGACGAGTGACACCGGCAGCGACTGATCCACATTCCCGTCATTATTCGGATACCCGAATGTCGCCGGGAGCGGGCCGTCCCAGATGAAGTCGGAGTATTGGGTGCCGTCGCCGACGAGTTGTAATGATGATGTCGCAGGCCTTGAGCCGTCTTCACTTACTCCGATATCGATGGAGGTATGCCCGCTGGCGACGCCGTCTGCGGCGGTAAAGGTGCCTTCGTAGCTGAGGAATTGAATCAGGTTGCCGTCATGGCTTAAGGCCAGCCCGTCCGGCGCTCCGTTTTGTATACCGGAAATCATTTTGGAATAAATGACGAAATTATTGGCAGAACTGCCTTCTGTGAATGTATCCAAGGCATGAGAGTCATCCGCTTTTTGGTCTCCCCCATTATAGAAGGTGATGGAGAAATCAGACAATGAATAATCACCGGGATATTCAATAATGGCTTCAACGCCTTCGCTTGTATCCGTACTAACATTGTCGTAGTGAATTTCATTTATCCACGCGTTCGGGGCAGTATGCATTGTTACATTTGCTGACGGGACGGTTCCGTCGGTTTTGAAATCGATGTCGGCACCGTAATTGGTATACGGATAAATTCGGAAGTCGTATGCGATTGCGTCATCAACATAGTTTAAATTATAACTTTGCGCACCCTGATCCACCTGCACCTTAAAATCCCCGTCACTCCAGTCGGTATCTTCGTCCGGATCGATACCGTCGGCAGGCGTGTAGAATGAACCGCTGCCTGTTTTTCCAACGATAAGGAATCCGTCTGCGGCTTGAGCGCCGTTATTGTCATTCCAGGAGAGATCGATCTGGTGGTACCCTGACGCGTTGGCAGTAAAGGAGGTGGCGTGGTTTGTAGGTTCGGGTTTTACTGAAGATGAACCGACAATTTCAATATTATCGATGGCGATATCTTCACCACCACTGTCCAGATTGAAGGTGATTTGTATGTCAAGAAGGCTGCCAATACCTGAAATATCGGCGGTAAACTGAGTGAAGGTATCTGTGATTTCAGTCCCGTCTCCGCTTCCGTCAAAGTTTGTATCAATTAAAGGAGCGGCATTGGTTGTATCACCTTCATTTTCTATCCAGAGAAGACTATTATACGTTCCAGAATTATCAAGATCATAATCAATATGGACGTAATCGTTGCCGTCCCAATCTTGTTCCGTTCCATCATCATCTTCAGCAAGATAAATTTTTATTTGTAAACTTGAATATCCGGTGATGTCTACGTTATCGATAGTCAAGTTTACTGGAAGAGGCGCATTCTCACCATCGATATCCTGTGCTGCGAAGTAGTAGGAACCCTGGATATTTGAGAAGGATTCTCCGGTAATATCACTCCCGTCTGTCCTAAGAAAATAGTCGTAGTCACCATCAGTAAATTCAGTAATACTGGTTGTGTAACCTCCTGTCGTTTCGAAATCCAGTAAGGTAATCGTAGTCTGTCCAAATGCGCTGCTGAAGCCAAACAAAATAATGGTCACTAGTTTAAACCAATGGATGACTGATAAGTAATTCATTGGAAAAATCCTTTCGTTTTGGGGTAACGGTGGACTAATGACAGACGAACTGGAATATACCTGATAGTGCGTGTACGTATTGGAACGGTTATAGGAATTATACGAACAACCGGCAGAAGTGAAGTACTCCTCCGCATTGGTTTCTCCAATAAAAATGAATCCGCCCGCAATACAAAACCTACGGGCTTGAACTGTTTTACATTTGTGTAATCAAAAACTACCTGTCGGTACTCTGCAACAACTGTAACTAACTAAAATCGTTACGTTATTCTAACTTCTGTAGCCCAAATGTTACATGCAAGGAAATTTTGGATTGGTGCTTAATTTAGAATTAATTTCAATCCCTGGGGAAAATGGCTACATTTATCAGATAATTACAGGATACAAGAGACTGCCTTGTGGACAGATCCAAGATTAGCCAGTTAAGGCGCCGGGTCCGGCGACGGATTTTCTGGAAGAATACCATCCAGTCTTTCCTTCAACGGCTGAAGCTCTCCGAGCATATCTTCATGCTGCTTGGCGGGCTGGTTATCGCCGTGCTCGGCGGATACGGTTCGGTTGGATTTAAATGGTTATTGAACACGGTACAAGATGTCGTCTGGGGCGGATGGGTTGATCCCGTTTTGCTTGTTGAGAAGTACGCCTGGTACTGGATCCTATTGATACCGGCGGTTGGGATTCTGGGGGCGGCAATCGTGGTCAAATACCTCGCACCGGAAGCCCAGGGACGTGGCGTGGCTGAGGTTATGGAGAATGTGGCTGTTAAAGGCGGTATTATCCGGCCGCGGGTCGTAATTGTGAAAACGTTAGCCTCGGTGTTTAGCATCGCCTCCGGTGGATCGGTCGGGCGAGAGGGGCCTATGGTGCAAATCGGCGCAACCCTCGGCTCCGTCTTTGGACAGGTAACCCAGGTAACCACCCGGAAGATGAAAACCTTTGTCGGGTGTGGCGCTGCCGCGGGGATTGCCGCGACCTTTAATGCGCCGATTGCCGGAACCCTCTTTGCCCTCGAAATTATTCTCGGGGATTTCGGCGTGGCGCAGTTTAGTCCGATAGTTGTCAGTGCAGTCGTCGGCACTGTCATTTCGCACCAGCATCTCGAAGCGTTCAGTGGGTTTGATGTACCGGCCTATCACCTGGTGAGTCCGTGGGAACTGATTCCGTACGCGATCCTTGGTCTGATCACCGGCCTGGTGGCGATTGCATTTATTAAAACTCTGTATAAAACCGAGGATATTTTCAATAAGTATCCTGTCCCGTTTTACGGAAAAGCGTTCCTAGGTGGGCTCGCAGTTGGTGCGATGGCTTTGGTATTTCCTCAGGTACTGGGGAATGGGTACGAGGCCATCAACAGTGTGTTCCTTGATGGGATCGTCTGGAAGGTGGCGCTAGTTTTAA
The sequence above is a segment of the Candidatus Neomarinimicrobiota bacterium genome. Coding sequences within it:
- a CDS encoding T9SS type A sorting domain-containing protein, whose protein sequence is MNYLSVIHWFKLVTIILFGFSSAFGQTTITLLDFETTGGYTTSITEFTDGDYDYFLRTDGSDITGESFSNIQGSYYFAAQDIDGENAPLPVNLTIDNVDITGYSSLQIKIYLAEDDDGTEQDWDGNDYVHIDYDLDNSGTYNSLLWIENEGDTTNAAPLIDTNFDGSGDGTEITDTFTQFTADISGIGSLLDIQITFNLDSGGEDIAIDNIEIVGSSSVKPEPTNHATSFTANASGYHQIDLSWNDNNGAQAADGFLIVGKTGSGSFYTPADGIDPDEDTDWSDGDFKVQVDQGAQSYNLNYVDDAIAYDFRIYPYTNYGADIDFKTDGTVPSANVTMHTAPNAWINEIHYDNVSTDTSEGVEAIIEYPGDYSLSDFSITFYNGGDQKADDSHALDTFTEGSSANNFVIYSKMISGIQNGAPDGLALSHDGNLIQFLSYEGTFTAADGVASGHTSIDIGVSEDGSRPATSSLQLVGDGTQYSDFIWDGPLPATFGYPNNDGNVDQSLPVSLVSFTAEVKNDEVILTWITESEIENQGFILERKETEPGTYLELDSFRDNPALQGAGSTAERHSYTYTDRDIKIDKTYWYRLTDVSFDGVKTVHDDWVLQVKVTRPDLNRIDLEPAYPNPFNAQTRLTYHLPKPTEVRFELYNPLGMKLATLLEENKTAGTHNLYVSLPEYPSGIYFVQMSAVRFRKTQKLLLLR
- a CDS encoding Mut7-C RNAse domain-containing protein gives rise to the protein MPDFPGDQLQFTADLMLKRLAKYLRALGYDTLFDEGLADHELLAVSKEENRVLLTRDLELYEGTPAPYSFYVNSQYPNQQFRLIAQHYPLEFDESRFMERCLECNTVLNIIPRDDLTKRVPPRVYKRHDTFYHCPACHQIFWHGDHVKRLREKLTRLLEDAGG
- a CDS encoding PhzF family phenazine biosynthesis protein, producing MNTPFYIVDVFAREQFTGNQLAVFPDAGGLSTEEMQSLALEMNYSETTFITGDMENDGGYPVRIFTPREEVPFAGHPTLGTAFVIHEYVLPDRTHEITLNLKVGQIPVQVEQDPPLYRMTQQPPEFGDELDPESLAKVLNIDPGDIETRFPIQSVSTGLPFIIVPLKTLSAVKQSQIDHRHYPGLIRNSETKAILIFAPETLHQGNDLHARVFAEYYGVPEDPATGSANGCLAGYLAKYRYFRNPNIDIRVEQGHEIGRPSLLHLRTELTSEGIRVQVGGQVIPVARGETI
- a CDS encoding DUF72 domain-containing protein, with protein sequence MDSDLRIGCSGWYYDDWIDRFYPGDMDKREWLSFYAERFPVVEVKSTFYHFQKKKTLRGWYERTPDDFRFILKANRQITHRQRFSETGDLIARFYGLAKYLGEKLGGILFQLPPSVEKDMGLLESIADQLSLRQTNFLEFRHASWFDKPVYEFLRDKNVGFCCVSVKGMPEDCIATTDTSYIRFHGKEEWYRYLYSEKELTAWADKIRRLEAETIYGFFNNDYQGNAIQNAGQLREILTE
- a CDS encoding GNAT family N-acetyltransferase, which produces MQTKTQKTVPQHSVIRVIGTSDDLDIGILEQVGKEDFQDLIEVSESLADKFGDSARLNPGTIKKYFNYPQTYPFIARLNGRIIGYIIGVPLERFATDTWAQHDKNLGKKNTIYTYAFAVKKQFHKTGYAKMLKRIYYNWMRKREVEYISGHVVDGTTSRFNGEAEVIKTFDNWHGTGLTFEYYRRSIQTNGQAG
- the arsC gene encoding arsenate reductase (glutaredoxin) (This arsenate reductase requires both glutathione and glutaredoxin to convert arsenate to arsenite, after which the efflux transporter formed by ArsA and ArsB can extrude the arsenite from the cell, providing resistance.) gives rise to the protein MADYTIYHNPRCSKSREGLKILQEAGIEPEIIKYLDDPPSVNELREILEKLDMDAIDIVRRREQEYKDLNLKEKKDDEEALIRAMAEHPRLIQRPIVVSGDRAALGRPPENIKALF
- a CDS encoding endonuclease — protein: MSGYKNFVGIFLSFFLLQSLFAQPPNTTIAPELSSDELLQYVINHYTPTEYLGYDRGRDTLYSKIDILSGDSLRGVYSGFTMYIDPSMDPSKAAYDNGNGISAEHTWPQSMGAGDVPQRGDLHNLFPTKQSVNERRGNKPFAEIPDSETDVWYYKDSQTGVEPSVNHAAYSEVDYDKILMDSTYGVFEPREDHKGNAARAVFYFYAIYNSVAKDSFFTVQKETLFDWNYEDPVDQREYDRTHAIAQYQDDKPNPFVLDSTLARRIWFTTVTPEADTLIFADSFEDGTDSWHIYRAGGSYQWERNSDTAVDGVYSMYMNGYGDDGQSDDWLISPSFSLTDIAAPILRYDHYYDNAGPDLKILVSTEFDGTQFPDEIAWTVLNDNSPAESRRWEEQEIDLSDYVGEDQVTLAFHYTSTGTGDGEAALWRIDDVRITASYPRAPIPPLLITEVADPSDNSDAKFVELYNASENLIDFDTGSWKMYRQAGGNTFGTIYLSETVDPGGYYLIANDINGFENAYEISPDVGSIAVSGNGDDGYFLYYYFDQSDSVLVDAYGVIDEDGTGAPWDYTDGHASRVDSVDEPSASWIAEEWIIEKPATVADMTPGSPTTTTDHEIAGLPNRFTVSPAYPNPFNPATTVEFVLPERTTVHIGVYNLRGQNVYSQNLGRRPVGRHSANLHLANQPSGLYLIRISTPREYRMQKVMLLK